The Flavobacterium sp. 1 genome contains the following window.
TACATTGCCCAAACCAAAGCAAAACTGCAATTATTGATGCGTCAAAATGCTGGAATAGTACGATTTGATTCAGATTTATTACAGGCAAAAGAAGTCCTTAAAAATCTGCAAAACGAAATTGACGAAAAGATACAAAACCATTTGGTCTGCACCGATTTGTACGAATTAAATAATATGATTGACATCGGGAATCTTATTGTTCAGCAATCGATCGACCGTAATGGCAATTGTGGCGGATTTGTAAAATACGATTCGAAAGACATTAAATAATCCAGATAAAATAAATTTTAAAAAGTCTCTTAACAATACAGTTGAGAGACTTTTTTTTAGATGATAATTGCAAACATTACTTATTTACATCTATCTTTTATTATAAAGTTTTTATACTCTTAAAAATTTTAGTTTGTGCTTCTAAAACTGATGCATTAAAACCATGTGCTGTTTTTGGCAGCAAATAATACTTTTTTTCTGGTGCTTTTATTTTATCAAAATAAGCTTTGGAAGCTTCTTTTGGCGTAAGCAAGTCTTCATTTCCCTGAATTAAATACACAGGTATTTTAAACTCAAAATTGTCTCTCATCAAATCAATCGCGGCACTCATGGACTGCACTCCAAGTTTGCTGTCTCCTGTGTAATTGACAAATGAATAATCATCCCCCTCTTCTCGATTTTGGCTGTCTTTTGGATTATTATAAGCAGGAGATTCAACAAACCAAGATTCGGGAGCGGGAACCGAATTCGCGCTTTCATATTTCTTTAAAACTCTAAACAGCTGACCCACTTTTTTGGCTCTGTCATAAGGCGGTTTGCCTATAGCGTTCAAAACTTCTAAAGACACCTTATCATTTTTATCTTGGGCAATTTTATAAATTTTGTTATAAAATGTTTCATCAATAACAGGATTTACAATTTGAGAATGACCCACATAAGCATAAAAAAGATCTGGTCGCTTAGTTGCAATTTTAACTCCAAGTGCCGATCCCCAAGAAGTACCAAAAAGTATGATTTTTTGTTTTCCCAAATGCTTCAAAAGATATTCAGACACCGCAATTCCATCGGCTGTCATTTGTTCTAATGTTAATGGATTTGCTTGTAAAAATTCGGGCGTTAATTCTTCTGGAGCGGTACGTCCAAAAGTTTTTCCAGTACCCCGCTGATCCCATTGAACTATAATAAAATCTTTAGACAGATCTTTGTACAGATTATCCGAATAAGGGCTTATTGGACTGCCCGGTCCTCCGTGAATAAACAATATTACGGGTTTGGAACTTTCTCCCTTGATAGTAATCCATTGCTCAATACCATTAATCGAAACAAAGCTCTCTTCGGAAACTTGTTTTTTAACAATAGAGTCATTAAAAGGATGAACAATTACAGTGTGAATTGGAGATTTAGCAAAAACTGATGTTGCTAAAAACAAATGAAGCAATACTAAACTTAAAGTGCTAGAGAGATTTTTCAAAGTATGTTGATTAATTGATTGAAAATTAATATGTAATAAGACTACATTATTTCAATTTGTTACGCTTTTCCCTAGATCCATTAAATAGACCTTTGCCATTACTGATGGTTTTTGAGAACTTTGTACAATGCAATATAATCTCAAGCATTATTACAAATACTAAACAATCAAATTCTGAAACCAATATTTACTTATAATTTTTCTTCCGTTCCATTTCGTCCTTTATTCTTTTATTGATGTCTACTTTTGCTCCTCGCAATACATAAATCGAAATTTCGGGTTCTCTGGCAAATTTGTTAATTCTTTTTCCTGCCAAATAAACGGTGTCAAATAACGGAATTTCTCTTTTTCGGTCTTTATCATCATCGTCTTCCTCTTTTACTAAAATCACATCTTTAATTTTCATGCCCAAAGGAAGCCAATTGATATAATCGGCATTAAAGGAATGGGCAACCACTTTTTTGTTAGTCGTGTAATAATTGATAGCTCCTGCCTGCCCATAATTATCACAAAGAATTAAAGAATATTCCAAATCTGGCAATGTTCCTGCGACTGAATCCACTTTTATAGCCAATTCTTTCCAACCCAGCATATCGGCAAAATCTTGTGGTAATAAATGATCCTTCCCGTCTTCCCAACGAAGCAACCCAAATTTTTGATAGGCTTTGGCGTGATTCACTATATATTCTGGACTTTTATTTGGGAAAAAAGCTTTGTACATCGGTATAAAAGACAGTATGGGCAATAGAATTAAAACAGGCTGTAAATACCTTTTCCAACCATCTTTTAATTGGTTAGCCAAATAAACGGAACCAAAGGAAATATAAATAGGATAAAGTCCAATAGCATAATAATCTTTGGCTTTAAAATACATAAAAACAGCAAGCGTAAAAATTATGCTCCAAAAGAACAGCTTGTATTTTTGGAACGGTTTGTACAATAATAATGCTAACCATCCTGATACAATCACTAAAAAAGAACCAATAAAGAAGAGCAATTGCGATTTTAAAAATTCCAATCGATCCACGTATACTAACTGCGTTTTGGCTAATTCCTTTAAATGGTGAATCACGGGAAAGCCGTTTGTGTATTGCCATAAAAGGTTTGGCGCAATTAACAGCAAGCCTAAAACAAATGCAATATACAATTTTGGCTGGGCAAAGATTTTGCGTTCTTCTGTCAATAAAATGGCAGGAATCAATCCAATAATCAAAAATCCAATGTTGTATTTATTCAAGAAACCAAAAACAAAAACGATTGCCAAAATGAAAAGCCATTTGGTGTTTTTGGAATTGATATATTTGATCAACACAAAATAAAAAGTTGTCCAACACAACACATCAAAAGAGTTGGGCTGATACAACGTATTCAGTCTTAAAAGTGCCGAGAAAAATACGCAGGTTGCTCCTAAGATCAAAGCAAACAAACTGCCTTTTAATTCTTCGATAGTTTTCCAAACTACAACAATGGTCAAAGCTCCGAACAAAGCAGGAAAAAATTTAATCCAAAAAACAGAATTCCCCAAAAGGTAAATAAGATAGGAAATCCAAGAGGTAAAAGGCGGTACCGACAAATAACCCCAAGCCAAATGATGTGCTTGATCAAGGTGCAGATATTCATCCCGCTGTAAGTCGTAGTCGGTGCTTATCAATGAGTATTGCAATACAAATTTCAGGATAATGAAGCCGAGTAAAAGTAAAGTTTTTTTGTCCATTGGATACTATTAGTTACTTTCAATAATCTCTTTTAACGCAATTAATACTGGATTTTCTTCAGTACTTTCTTTTTCCTCTACTGCTCCAGGTCTGTTATCTTCTTTTATAATTTCTAGCTGAACAGCATTTTCCGATTCAGAAATAAAGTAGCTCATAATGAAATAATTTTCTTCTTTGTCCTCAAGGTCGGGTCTTGGAAAAAACAAACTGTATTTTATGAGTTCGTTTGGAATGACTTCTAATATTTTGCCCCATTGCTCAAATACTTTATTATCCCACTCCACTCTAAATCTAATTTCGCTGCCCACTTTCCAATCTGTCAAAAGGTCGCTTCCGTATTGCCATTTTTTAACCAATTCGGGTTTAGTAAGTGCATCCCAAACTTTTTGCTTGGTCGCATTGATGAGAATTGTAGATTTACTTGTTATCATTTCAGTTTTATTTATTTAATTGGGTTTTTTTCGTATTCTACTGATTTTTATTAATTAAAATGTAAATATAATAGAAATAAACTACAAAGAACAATGCTATCTCTTCTCGTTTTTTCATTCAGATGTACGAGAAATTTGAAAATAGTATTAATAAAAATCATCTCGCTTTCCCTAAACGTCTTATAAACTGCGTGAAGGATAGAAGCTAGCTACCAAAGTAGCGCGGATAGCCCGACCGCCGATAGGAAAAAGGGCAATGACAACAACGAAACTAGCCCTTTTTTCTAGCGGTGGTCACGCCCAAATTAATTTTTAGCAACAAAAAAATCCCAGTCGTAAAACTAGGATTTCTAATGGATAAGATATTTTCAATCGCTATTTTTGTTGCGGTTTATTCCCCGATGGCAGGTAATACAGCCAGCTAAAGCCTATTAAAAACAGAACTAATGAGGCGACAAATGCCGGTATTAAAATTTCTGTGTTATTTTCTAAAGCGTTGTTCAACGAGGCATACAACAACCAAATCTGAATTGTGACATTCAAAATTAATATGAATATCAAGGTCGAAAGAATATTGTTCAGCTTGTTGGGATTCGCTTGGTTTTGACTGGTTCTAAAGGTACTCATAGCTGTGGGGTTTAGAAAAATAAAATATTTCCTTTTTTTTTACCATTAAGAAATTAAGTGAAGTTAAGTTTTAGCTTAATGATTCTTAATCTCTTAATGGTTTAATTTATTTTAAACGGCATGTTCTTCGTGATGCGATGCTTTTACATAGATATCATTTTCCTTGAAAAAAACTTCCAAACTTGGCAATGCTCTTGGAGGCGGTCCTCCCAGAACATCTCCCGTTTTAGCGTCAAATGATCCTTCGTGGCATGGGCAATGAATGATTCCGGTGCCGGGTTTGTAAAATACGGAACATGAAAGATGGGTGCATTTTTGCTCATAGGCTTTGAAATCTCCATTTTCGAGATGAATCAAAATATACGGGATGGTGCTTCCCTCAATCACAAAAGCGCGTGTTCCACCTAAAGGAACCTCGTCTTTTTTGCAAACAAAATGCTCTCCCTCTACTTCTTCTTTGGGAAGCAAATAGGCTTTGGCCGCTACGAGCCCGCTTCCTACCATCAGTCCGCCCGAAACCAGGGTCAGGAATTTAGCAAAATCACGACGACTGACATTGGTTGCCTGCTGTTTGAGGATTGGAAAGTCTTTCTTCCAATTTTTATTTAAATTATCTTCTTTTGACATTTCTTTATGTTAAAAAGTTTGTTTCAAGTTTAATGTTTCAAGTTTTTCAGAAGCTATCTGCAATCTAACTTTTACATCTATTCTCTTTATTCTATACTCTATTTTCTAAAATCTTAATACTTAATAAATAATCAGTTCCGTACTTCCTTTCGGCATCATGATATTCACTTTGGTATTGACTATTTCCTTACCAAAAATGAAAGTATTGATTGGCGTGCTGTTCGGGCGCATTTCCTCAATTTCAGTTCTTGTTCCGTAAAATAAAGCACCGCTTGGGCAAACTGTTGCACACATTGGTTTTTTGCCAATGCTGGTTCTGTCATAACACATCGTGCATTTCATCATCAAATCGTAAGATTCTTCTTTTTTCGGCACGCCAAACGGACAAGCCAGAACACAATTGGAGCAACCGATACATCTTTCGGTATTGGCGGTATGCACGATTCCATTTTCGTCTTTGGATATCGCATCGGCGGGACATACATTCGCACATACGGGGTCGTCGCAATGCATACACACCTGCACGGTGGTTTGCACAGTCGAAGCCCGATCTACATAATTGACACTGATTAAGGATTCCTGACCATTGGTCTCACATTCGGCGCAAGCCAATTCACAGGCTTTACAGCCAATGCAACGTTGCATATCTACAAAAAATTCCTCGTTTTTATTGAAACTGGTGTAATTCATATTTCTTTTTTATAGATTAAACACTTGCATACGCTGTTGATTCTTTTGAAGGCCCAGCAATTTCCTTGAGCGGTTCCAAATGGCAGGCACACACTTTGAACTCCGGTATTTTGGAAATTGGGTCTAATGTTCCCGGCGTTAACTGATTGGCCGATTTTTTACCCGACCAATGGTACGGTATAAAAACAGTATCTTCCCGAATGGTTTCCACGATATTCGCAGGAAAAATTCCTTCCCCTCGTCGGGTGGAAACTTTTATTAATTCTCTTTGCTTGATTCCAAATTGTTGTGCCAGTTTAGGATGAATTTCCAATAAAGGTTCAGGATATTGATCGACCAATTTACCAATTCTGCGGGTTTGAGTACCACTCAGATATTGAGACACTACACGGCCTGTTGTCAAAATCACAGGATAATCCGCATCAGTCACTTCACCCGGAAGCTTATAAGGAGCAGGATTAAAATGTGCTTTCTCATCAGGGGTTTTAAACTTTTTGTCTTCCCATAATCTTGGTGTTCCCGGATGACCTATTGTTGGACATGGCCAAAATACACCCATTTCATCTTCAATTCTTTGGTATGTAATTCCGTAATAATCGGCGGTTCCTCCTTTGGAAGCCACACGCAATTCGTTGAAAATAGCTTCACTGTTCTCATACGTAAATTTATCTTTCACACCCAAACGTTTCGCCAATTCCAAAATAATTGAAGTATCAGTCCTCGCCATTCCTGGAGGCGTTACCGCTTGGCGAATGCGGATCACCCTTCCTTCTGCAGATGTAGTGGTGCCTTCTTCCTCTTCCTGCAAAGAACCCGCCAGCACAATATCGGCGTGGCGTGCGGTTTCATTCAAGAAAAAGTCAATACAAACGTAATATTCCAGTTTTTCCAAAGCTTCGCGAACATAATTGCTATTCGGCAAAGACACTAGCGGATTAAAACAAATCGATATTAATCCCTTAATTTCTCCACGATGAATGGCTTCTATTATTTCGTAAGCCGAAAGCCCTTTCCCAGGCAAATCTTTCTCATTAATACCCCAAACTTCCGAAATATACTTACGGTGTTCCGGATTCTCAATATCTCTGTTACCCGGCAATTGATCGCATTTATGTCCATGCTCTCTACCTCCCTGTCCGTTTCCTTGACCTGTAATGGTTCCATAACCACAATATGGTCTGCCGATTCTTCCGGTAGCCAATACCAAATTGATGCAACCCAAAACATTATCCACACCTTTTGAGTGGTGTTCTATTCCACGAGCGTGAAGCAAGAAACTCGTTTTGGCTTTGCCCCACAATTCGGCCGCTTCGCGTATTTTATTTTTGTCGATTCCCGTCACTTCCTCCGCCCATTCCAGCGTATAATCTTTTACGGCATCTATCGTTTCCTGAAAACCCGAAGTATAATTATCAATAAAATCGTGATCCAGCATATCGTGATCCACCAAGTATTTCAGCATCGCACCATACAAAGCCGAGTCTGTTCCCGGACGCACGTTCAAATGAATGTCGGCAGTTCTCGCCAGCGGAATCATCCTTGGGTCAATCACTATAATTTTGGCTCCTCGATCACGGGCTTTCCAAATCCAGTGTGTCAGCGTTGGGAAGGTTTCACTGATATTGGCACCAGCCACAATAATCACTTCAGCATATTCCAAATCCGAATAATTATTCGAAGCCCTGTCCAATCCAAACGCTTTCTTGTTCCCCGCACCTGCACTCACCATACACAAACGTCCGTTGTAATCCAGGTTTTTGGTTTTCAAGGCCACACGGGCAAATTTTCCAACCAAATAACTTTTCTCATTAGTCAACGAAACTCCCGACAGCATCGAGAACGCGTCATTCCCGTATTTTTCCTGAATACGTTTAATTTCCGAAACCGTTTTGTCCATCGCATCGTCCCAAGAAGTAGGCACAAATCCTTGTCCAAGGACACTTTTCAAAGGAGACATTAATCGGTCGGGATGGTTATTCTGCAAATAGCGCTGAACCCCTTTTGGACACAGCCTACCTTCATTAAAAGGAAACTCCATCCAAGGCTCAAACCCCACCACTTTATTTTCTTTCACCAACAATTGAATACCACATTGCATCCCGCAAAAACAACAATGCGTTTTCACAGCCTCATCCGGCTCGTCCCTGCCTACATATCCGTCCTTGGGCGCATAATTCAGTGTGGGTCCAAAATGCTTAACTATATTCTCCTCTTTTACTGGTAATTTTGCCATTTTATATTTATTTATTTTACCGACAAGACACAAAGGCGCAATTTTTATTTTCTTTGCGACCTAATATCTTTGCAATGATTTTTCATATCACTAAGAAACTAAGTCGTAAGTTTTCATTTTCCTTGCGACCTTCCGCGTTTGCGGTGTATTTATTTTATCCAAACAAATTCCCGCCATCCAGCCTTGCTTTCAAATGCGCTTGTGCTAATCTGGACCTTTTCCCCTCAGGGCTCAAATCCAAGTGAGATGTTCCGTCTTCATGCGAAAAATCGAAACCCAATTGTTCCGTAACGGTTTTCAAATCCTTAATATGCAATTTAGTCGCAAACTCCTCGCC
Protein-coding sequences here:
- a CDS encoding alpha/beta fold hydrolase, yielding MKNLSSTLSLVLLHLFLATSVFAKSPIHTVIVHPFNDSIVKKQVSEESFVSINGIEQWITIKGESSKPVILFIHGGPGSPISPYSDNLYKDLSKDFIIVQWDQRGTGKTFGRTAPEELTPEFLQANPLTLEQMTADGIAVSEYLLKHLGKQKIILFGTSWGSALGVKIATKRPDLFYAYVGHSQIVNPVIDETFYNKIYKIAQDKNDKVSLEVLNAIGKPPYDRAKKVGQLFRVLKKYESANSVPAPESWFVESPAYNNPKDSQNREEGDDYSFVNYTGDSKLGVQSMSAAIDLMRDNFEFKIPVYLIQGNEDLLTPKEASKAYFDKIKAPEKKYYLLPKTAHGFNASVLEAQTKIFKSIKTL
- a CDS encoding glycosyltransferase family 39 protein gives rise to the protein MDKKTLLLLGFIILKFVLQYSLISTDYDLQRDEYLHLDQAHHLAWGYLSVPPFTSWISYLIYLLGNSVFWIKFFPALFGALTIVVVWKTIEELKGSLFALILGATCVFFSALLRLNTLYQPNSFDVLCWTTFYFVLIKYINSKNTKWLFILAIVFVFGFLNKYNIGFLIIGLIPAILLTEERKIFAQPKLYIAFVLGLLLIAPNLLWQYTNGFPVIHHLKELAKTQLVYVDRLEFLKSQLLFFIGSFLVIVSGWLALLLYKPFQKYKLFFWSIIFTLAVFMYFKAKDYYAIGLYPIYISFGSVYLANQLKDGWKRYLQPVLILLPILSFIPMYKAFFPNKSPEYIVNHAKAYQKFGLLRWEDGKDHLLPQDFADMLGWKELAIKVDSVAGTLPDLEYSLILCDNYGQAGAINYYTTNKKVVAHSFNADYINWLPLGMKIKDVILVKEEDDDDKDRKREIPLFDTVYLAGKRINKFAREPEISIYVLRGAKVDINKRIKDEMERKKNYK
- a CDS encoding Rieske (2Fe-2S) protein, which translates into the protein MSKEDNLNKNWKKDFPILKQQATNVSRRDFAKFLTLVSGGLMVGSGLVAAKAYLLPKEEVEGEHFVCKKDEVPLGGTRAFVIEGSTIPYILIHLENGDFKAYEQKCTHLSCSVFYKPGTGIIHCPCHEGSFDAKTGDVLGGPPPRALPSLEVFFKENDIYVKASHHEEHAV
- a CDS encoding molybdopterin oxidoreductase family protein; its protein translation is MAKLPVKEENIVKHFGPTLNYAPKDGYVGRDEPDEAVKTHCCFCGMQCGIQLLVKENKVVGFEPWMEFPFNEGRLCPKGVQRYLQNNHPDRLMSPLKSVLGQGFVPTSWDDAMDKTVSEIKRIQEKYGNDAFSMLSGVSLTNEKSYLVGKFARVALKTKNLDYNGRLCMVSAGAGNKKAFGLDRASNNYSDLEYAEVIIVAGANISETFPTLTHWIWKARDRGAKIIVIDPRMIPLARTADIHLNVRPGTDSALYGAMLKYLVDHDMLDHDFIDNYTSGFQETIDAVKDYTLEWAEEVTGIDKNKIREAAELWGKAKTSFLLHARGIEHHSKGVDNVLGCINLVLATGRIGRPYCGYGTITGQGNGQGGREHGHKCDQLPGNRDIENPEHRKYISEVWGINEKDLPGKGLSAYEIIEAIHRGEIKGLISICFNPLVSLPNSNYVREALEKLEYYVCIDFFLNETARHADIVLAGSLQEEEEGTTTSAEGRVIRIRQAVTPPGMARTDTSIILELAKRLGVKDKFTYENSEAIFNELRVASKGGTADYYGITYQRIEDEMGVFWPCPTIGHPGTPRLWEDKKFKTPDEKAHFNPAPYKLPGEVTDADYPVILTTGRVVSQYLSGTQTRRIGKLVDQYPEPLLEIHPKLAQQFGIKQRELIKVSTRRGEGIFPANIVETIREDTVFIPYHWSGKKSANQLTPGTLDPISKIPEFKVCACHLEPLKEIAGPSKESTAYASV
- a CDS encoding SRPBCC domain-containing protein; its protein translation is MITSKSTILINATKQKVWDALTKPELVKKWQYGSDLLTDWKVGSEIRFRVEWDNKVFEQWGKILEVIPNELIKYSLFFPRPDLEDKEENYFIMSYFISESENAVQLEIIKEDNRPGAVEEKESTEENPVLIALKEIIESN
- a CDS encoding 4Fe-4S dicluster domain-containing protein; the encoded protein is MNYTSFNKNEEFFVDMQRCIGCKACELACAECETNGQESLISVNYVDRASTVQTTVQVCMHCDDPVCANVCPADAISKDENGIVHTANTERCIGCSNCVLACPFGVPKKEESYDLMMKCTMCYDRTSIGKKPMCATVCPSGALFYGTRTEIEEMRPNSTPINTFIFGKEIVNTKVNIMMPKGSTELIIY
- a CDS encoding DUF6755 family protein; the protein is MSTFRTSQNQANPNKLNNILSTLIFILILNVTIQIWLLYASLNNALENNTEILIPAFVASLVLFLIGFSWLYYLPSGNKPQQK